The genomic segment GCCGCGCGACGCGATAGGCAAGGCCGAGTTCGGTCGAGTTGACGAAGGGGAAATCGCCGAGCTCCGCGGTGTCGATGAAGCGCTTGAGTTTGGCCTCCTCGCCATCCGAGGCGAGCACCACATCGAGCCAGCCCGCCTCTTCGACCCGCGCCGATTTCAGGATCGGCAGGAGTTTCTTGCAGACCGGGCAGGTCGGCGAGAGGAAGAACACGAGCTTGGCGCGTTCGGCCGGGCCGATCACGACGGGGGCGGTGGCGGTCAGCGTCTCGAGGGTAAACCGCGGGCTCGCCTCGCCGATCTTCGGGCCGCTGTCATTGACGAGCGCCCCCATCGGCGCGATGCGCTCGAAGAGCACCCCCACCTGCCGCGCCAGCGCGAAAACGGCCACCGTCAGCGCGATCACCATCGCAAAGAGCACGGCCACGAGAAAGGTCAGAGCAGTCATTCAATGGGTTCCTTGTTCGCGCCGCACCAGATAGGCGGCGTTCGAGAGAAGTTGATCGGCCATCACATAGCCGGCGAAGGCGATCAGCGCGGCGGCGAGAGCCGCAAGCGTCTCGGCCAGGCCCAGCCCCGCCGCGGGCAGCGCCGCGCCGAAGAGAAAGAGCCCCGCCAGCACCGCGTTGCGCACCAAAAGCGCGGGCGTGATCGGTTGCACCGCG from the Rhodobacter xanthinilyticus genome contains:
- a CDS encoding thioredoxin-like domain-containing protein → MTALTFLVAVLFAMVIALTVAVFALARQVGVLFERIAPMGALVNDSGPKIGEASPRFTLETLTATAPVVIGPAERAKLVFFLSPTCPVCKKLLPILKSARVEEAGWLDVVLASDGEEAKLKRFIDTAELGDFPFVNSTELGLAYRVARLPFAVVLAPDGTIRSKGLINSREQLDSLFNAHDLGVPSIQSWLDRPAITS